The following are encoded together in the Halopiger aswanensis genome:
- a CDS encoding mandelate racemase/muconate lactonizing enzyme family protein has translation MGVDYSDLRDPNAEYTMRDLSSETMGVTRDRGGDRDVEITDVQTTMVDGNFPWTLVRIYTDAGVVGTGEAYWGAGVPELIERMKPFLQGENPLDIDRLYEHLVQKMSGEGSIAGVTITAISGIEVALHDLAGKILEVPAYQLLGGKYRDEMRVYCDCHTEEEADPDACADEAERVVDELGYDALKFDLDVPSGHEKDRANRHLREPEIEHKAEIVEQVTERVGDGADVAFDCHWTFSGGSAKRLAERLEEYDVWWLEDPVPPENHDVQREVTQSTTTPITVGENVYRKHGQRRLIEEQALDIIAPDMPKVGGMRETRKIADLADTYYVPVAMHNVASPVATVASAHVGAAISNSLAVEYHSYELGWWEDLVEESVIEDGYIEIPEEPGLGVTLDLDTVEEHMVEGEELFDEA, from the coding sequence ATGGGAGTCGATTACTCAGACCTCCGCGATCCGAACGCCGAGTACACGATGCGGGACCTCTCGTCGGAAACGATGGGCGTGACCCGCGACCGCGGCGGCGACCGCGACGTCGAGATCACCGACGTCCAGACGACGATGGTCGACGGCAACTTCCCGTGGACCCTCGTGCGCATCTACACCGATGCAGGTGTCGTCGGCACCGGCGAGGCCTACTGGGGCGCGGGCGTGCCGGAGCTGATCGAACGGATGAAGCCCTTCCTGCAGGGTGAGAACCCGCTGGATATCGATCGCCTGTACGAACACCTCGTCCAGAAGATGTCCGGCGAGGGGTCGATCGCCGGCGTCACGATCACCGCCATCTCGGGGATCGAAGTCGCGCTGCACGATCTGGCGGGCAAGATTCTCGAGGTGCCGGCCTACCAGCTGCTCGGTGGCAAGTACCGCGACGAGATGCGCGTCTACTGCGACTGCCACACCGAGGAGGAAGCCGACCCCGACGCCTGCGCCGACGAAGCCGAACGCGTCGTCGACGAGTTGGGGTACGATGCGCTCAAATTCGACCTCGACGTCCCCTCGGGCCACGAGAAGGATCGCGCGAACCGTCACCTGCGCGAGCCCGAGATCGAGCACAAAGCCGAGATCGTCGAGCAGGTCACCGAACGCGTCGGTGACGGGGCGGACGTCGCCTTCGACTGCCACTGGACGTTCTCCGGCGGCAGCGCCAAGCGCCTCGCCGAGCGCCTCGAGGAGTACGACGTCTGGTGGCTCGAGGACCCCGTCCCACCGGAAAATCACGACGTCCAGCGGGAAGTGACCCAGTCGACGACGACGCCGATCACCGTCGGCGAGAACGTCTACCGCAAGCACGGCCAGCGCCGACTGATCGAAGAGCAGGCGCTGGATATCATCGCGCCGGACATGCCCAAGGTCGGCGGCATGCGCGAGACCCGGAAAATCGCCGACCTCGCCGATACGTACTACGTGCCCGTCGCGATGCACAACGTCGCCTCACCGGTGGCGACGGTCGCCAGCGCCCACGTCGGCGCGGCGATCTCGAACTCGCTGGCCGTCGAGTACCACTCCTACGAACTCGGCTGGTGGGAAGACCTCGTCGAGGAGAGCGTTATCGAAGACGGCTACATCGAGATCCCCGAGGAGCCGGGGCTCGGCGTCACGCTCGACCTCGATACCGTCGAAGAGCACATGGTCGAGGGAGAGGAGTTGTTTGACGAGGCGTAA
- a CDS encoding tripartite tricarboxylate transporter TctB family protein — MVDLRHTDKIGSGLFLALAAGIFVVTADFPQGIGETGPAYYPRVLAALLAGFALLQLGWSLKRDGVRSHEIDPAAAKRVVGAFLLVVCYVLLLPWFGFVLTTVGFLAVSMWYSGVRSPLRLAAVAVGLTVLLYYVFVVFLRVPLPESPLIPVARYLPSVVWAPSLGVLH; from the coding sequence ATGGTTGATCTCAGACACACTGATAAGATCGGTTCGGGACTGTTCCTAGCCCTGGCCGCCGGTATCTTCGTCGTTACGGCGGACTTTCCGCAGGGGATCGGCGAAACGGGACCGGCGTACTACCCGCGCGTGCTCGCCGCGTTACTCGCGGGCTTCGCGCTCCTCCAGCTGGGCTGGAGCCTCAAACGGGACGGCGTTCGGTCCCACGAGATCGATCCCGCGGCCGCGAAACGCGTCGTCGGCGCGTTCCTGCTCGTCGTCTGCTACGTCCTCCTGCTGCCGTGGTTCGGGTTCGTGCTCACGACGGTCGGCTTTCTCGCCGTCAGCATGTGGTACTCCGGCGTCCGCTCGCCGCTGCGACTCGCGGCCGTCGCCGTCGGACTGACCGTGCTGCTGTACTATGTGTTCGTCGTCTTCCTGCGGGTTCCGCTGCCGGAGAGTCCGCTGATTCCGGTCGCGCGATACCTGCCGAGCGTCGTGTGGGCGCCCTCCTTGGGGGTGTTGCACTGA
- a CDS encoding helix-turn-helix domain-containing protein, with protein sequence MRQMPKDTMAKYSTGSSAGGGGTNCELCGAESDSLRLASVAGAELEVCPDCAPHDDTQTHSGSRGRGRGGSGSGSGSSSSSGGTSDEPSRKQKAAQNVAKANPVWDGDSEHWEKEGTNYDDDPLPYLVSDYGATVVEARQEAGLQREELAEELGVPERDLLAVEQGRATQAGIGGGLISALEDRLDVTLSE encoded by the coding sequence ATGCGTCAGATGCCAAAGGATACCATGGCCAAGTACTCGACCGGTTCGTCCGCCGGCGGCGGTGGGACGAACTGCGAACTCTGCGGTGCCGAAAGCGATTCGCTCCGGCTCGCGTCGGTCGCCGGCGCCGAACTCGAGGTCTGTCCGGACTGTGCGCCCCACGACGATACGCAGACCCATTCCGGCTCCCGCGGACGGGGACGCGGCGGGTCCGGTTCGGGGTCGGGCTCCAGCTCGAGTTCGGGCGGCACGAGCGACGAACCGTCCCGCAAGCAGAAGGCCGCCCAGAACGTTGCGAAGGCGAACCCGGTCTGGGACGGCGACTCCGAGCACTGGGAGAAAGAAGGAACGAATTACGACGACGATCCGCTGCCGTACCTCGTCTCCGACTACGGTGCGACGGTCGTCGAGGCGCGCCAAGAAGCGGGCCTCCAGCGCGAGGAACTCGCTGAGGAGCTCGGCGTGCCGGAACGAGACTTGCTGGCCGTCGAACAGGGCCGAGCCACCCAGGCTGGCATCGGCGGCGGCCTCATTTCGGCGCTGGAAGATCGACTCGACGTGACGCTGTCAGAGTAG
- a CDS encoding alanine--tRNA ligase-related protein, with protein MSGQRAAAEPYATRFETEVTAIDGHRVWLERSHFYGASGGQPADRGTIGDVEVVDVRLVDGEQVHELAAEPSFRTGRSVLCSIDWSFRMYCMRAHTAGHVLYGAARRVLEDASYAGFEIDEDRETVRLDLETSSTVDDETLLELDRLVNRTVWESRSVSWDDVPIAEAREREDVTVDEGVADDAVQKGRVRLVTIGGKDENGNANGSSKLRGGFTVGTGGDPWDVSACGGTHVRNTREIGPVTVIGGSSGDDDITQFELAVGPRAIEHRTAEKRAAFAATRTLETSVETVPDELERVAGDRPERRRPVRRDGGGTGEAE; from the coding sequence ATGAGTGGGCAACGGGCAGCGGCGGAGCCGTACGCCACGCGGTTCGAGACCGAAGTGACGGCGATCGACGGCCACAGGGTCTGGCTCGAGCGCAGCCACTTCTACGGGGCGAGCGGCGGCCAGCCGGCCGATCGCGGGACGATCGGGGACGTCGAAGTCGTCGACGTCCGACTGGTCGACGGGGAGCAGGTCCACGAACTCGCCGCCGAACCTTCGTTTCGGACCGGCCGAAGCGTCCTCTGTTCGATCGACTGGTCGTTCCGCATGTACTGTATGCGCGCCCACACGGCCGGGCACGTCCTCTACGGGGCGGCGCGACGGGTGCTCGAGGACGCGTCGTACGCCGGCTTCGAGATCGATGAAGACCGAGAGACGGTCCGACTCGACCTCGAGACGAGTTCGACGGTCGACGACGAGACGCTGCTCGAACTCGATCGACTGGTCAACCGGACCGTTTGGGAGTCGCGATCGGTCTCGTGGGACGACGTGCCGATCGCGGAGGCCCGCGAGCGCGAGGACGTCACGGTCGACGAGGGGGTCGCAGACGATGCGGTCCAGAAGGGCCGAGTCCGACTCGTGACGATCGGCGGGAAAGACGAGAACGGGAACGCCAACGGCTCGAGCAAGTTGCGCGGCGGCTTTACGGTCGGTACCGGCGGCGATCCGTGGGACGTTTCGGCCTGCGGCGGCACCCACGTTAGGAACACGCGAGAGATCGGTCCCGTGACGGTCATCGGCGGCTCGAGTGGGGACGACGATATTACGCAGTTCGAACTCGCCGTCGGACCGCGCGCGATCGAGCACCGAACCGCCGAGAAGCGAGCCGCGTTCGCGGCGACGCGGACCCTCGAGACGAGCGTCGAGACCGTCCCCGACGAACTCGAGCGAGTGGCTGGCGATCGGCCGGAACGACGGCGGCCGGTTCGTCGCGACGGCGGCGGCACGGGAGAGGCGGAGTAG
- a CDS encoding alpha-amylase family glycosyl hydrolase, with protein MNRSESPETDEDGPDEAEGTRGWIATDGGHNSTDPDGAKEFVSGDGSHHPGPPRFVTVGQGIVNPNGNEMETRDELAPWNPDPDGEYSWRVADAPAGSAAEPTDEPIAEFEPDVPGEYALTLEAPDGTHELTVRVFPEEDEDDPRPQVSLDATVADDRIELSATATVVGGADDALEVEFYVDDRDDAAVSPDGTIPLSDVTEPVRVYAVAVGDRHSVPDAIELVPADDGGGETTVRVEHPFEPPSWVEDAVVYEIFTRRFPDQDDPTFETIADRLDHLEALGVDVLWLTPFLEAESGFGTPMDHGGPHGYNTRDYFAPDPDLGTLEDFEALVEACHERDIRVVFDLVINHTADTHPFYEAAVDEDHPEHDRYRDWYRWEDFDARDADTYFGWADIPNLDHGNPAVREYLLEVIDYWAPTVDGFRTDVAWGVPLSFWTEVHDRVTGADAEFFLLDETLPSDVEMGGGRFHMHHDDVLHDVLEAIGQWAGDGGVSEATADADGAAGATSQEEDEDEGEDAVADEFTDSAAGLDTTSADAILEAIAERDRRGAHPDSLWLQYVENHDTDRYLERYGRETQRAAGAATFTLPGVPMYYYGQETGLTGRREPMNWDEFDDDLFEYYRGLSDLRQSHPALRTAAALERIAYETDTDAAVAYARDDSAGNRVVVLLHFGDGSATLRIDESVAATDLVSGEAVPCVALEDDESFDYELTVETAAVLEATAE; from the coding sequence ATGAACCGCAGCGAGTCGCCAGAGACGGACGAAGATGGTCCTGACGAAGCGGAAGGAACGCGAGGCTGGATTGCAACGGACGGCGGTCACAATAGTACCGATCCCGACGGCGCCAAAGAGTTCGTCAGCGGCGACGGCTCCCACCATCCGGGACCGCCGCGCTTTGTCACCGTCGGCCAGGGGATCGTCAATCCGAACGGGAACGAGATGGAGACGCGGGACGAACTCGCGCCGTGGAACCCCGATCCGGACGGCGAGTATTCGTGGCGCGTCGCCGACGCGCCCGCGGGGTCGGCCGCCGAGCCGACCGACGAGCCGATCGCCGAGTTCGAACCCGACGTTCCCGGCGAGTACGCGCTTACGCTCGAGGCTCCCGACGGGACCCACGAGTTGACGGTTCGCGTCTTCCCCGAGGAAGACGAGGACGATCCCCGACCGCAGGTCTCGCTGGACGCGACGGTCGCGGACGACCGAATCGAACTCTCGGCGACCGCGACCGTGGTCGGCGGGGCCGACGACGCTCTCGAGGTCGAGTTCTACGTCGACGATCGCGACGACGCGGCGGTGTCGCCGGACGGGACGATCCCGCTCTCGGACGTGACGGAACCGGTACGCGTCTACGCGGTTGCCGTCGGGGATCGGCACTCAGTGCCCGACGCGATCGAACTGGTTCCCGCGGACGACGGCGGGGGCGAAACGACGGTCCGCGTCGAGCACCCGTTCGAACCGCCGTCGTGGGTCGAGGACGCCGTCGTCTACGAAATCTTCACGCGCCGGTTCCCCGACCAAGATGACCCAACGTTCGAGACGATCGCCGACCGGCTCGATCACCTCGAGGCGCTGGGCGTGGACGTCCTCTGGCTGACGCCGTTTCTCGAGGCCGAGAGCGGATTCGGGACGCCGATGGATCACGGCGGCCCGCACGGCTACAACACGCGGGACTACTTCGCTCCCGATCCGGACCTGGGGACGCTCGAGGATTTCGAGGCGCTCGTCGAGGCCTGCCACGAGCGCGACATTCGGGTCGTGTTCGACCTCGTGATCAACCATACCGCCGATACCCATCCCTTCTACGAGGCCGCGGTCGACGAGGACCACCCTGAGCACGACCGGTACCGCGACTGGTACCGCTGGGAAGACTTCGACGCGCGCGATGCGGACACCTACTTCGGCTGGGCCGACATTCCGAACCTCGATCACGGCAATCCCGCGGTCCGCGAGTACCTGCTCGAGGTGATCGACTACTGGGCGCCGACGGTCGACGGCTTCCGGACGGACGTCGCCTGGGGCGTCCCGCTGAGTTTCTGGACCGAAGTTCACGACCGCGTGACCGGCGCCGACGCCGAGTTCTTCCTGCTCGACGAGACGCTCCCCTCGGACGTCGAGATGGGGGGCGGCCGGTTCCACATGCACCACGACGACGTACTCCACGACGTCCTCGAGGCGATCGGGCAGTGGGCCGGCGACGGCGGCGTGTCGGAGGCGACAGCCGACGCGGACGGGGCTGCGGGCGCGACCAGCCAAGAGGAGGATGAGGACGAGGGAGAAGACGCCGTCGCCGACGAATTCACCGACTCCGCCGCGGGCCTCGACACGACGTCCGCGGACGCGATCCTCGAGGCGATCGCCGAACGTGACCGCCGCGGTGCGCATCCGGACTCGCTGTGGCTCCAGTACGTCGAAAACCACGACACCGATCGCTACCTCGAGCGGTACGGCCGGGAAACCCAGCGAGCCGCCGGCGCGGCGACGTTCACGCTACCGGGCGTGCCGATGTACTACTACGGCCAGGAGACCGGCTTAACCGGTCGCCGAGAGCCGATGAACTGGGACGAGTTCGACGACGACCTGTTCGAGTACTACCGAGGGCTAAGCGACCTCCGGCAGTCCCATCCGGCGCTCCGAACGGCGGCCGCCCTCGAGCGGATCGCGTACGAGACCGACACGGACGCTGCGGTCGCGTACGCCCGAGACGATTCGGCCGGGAACCGCGTCGTCGTCCTTCTCCACTTCGGCGACGGATCGGCGACCCTTCGGATCGACGAGTCGGTCGCGGCGACGGATCTCGTCTCCGGCGAAGCGGTTCCGTGCGTCGCTCTCGAGGACGACGAGTCGTTCGACTACGAACTCACCGTCGAGACGGCGGCCGTGCTCGAGGCGACGGCCGAGTAA
- a CDS encoding sugar ABC transporter permease encodes MSVRQTIEQVKAGKLDPADVLKTVVATGGALSLLLVLMFPVYWIFTTSLSQGAGLMSSEGVFADPSTYNLDAYRWVIYESSFTDALVNSLIVVTVTVTVSMAMVIPGAYALSRRQFAGRSKILYGYVLFTQVGAGLSIATLIALYALFSNLGLSNSLVTLGLFYAASAIPFNTWLLKTFMDNIPVSYEEAALIDGASRWDVIREVILPLSKPGIAVVLIFTFLAGWNEFIVAQRLLRPENYTLSVELYALATSGQYETPWTEFAAFAIMFALPVAIIYFAAQNYVESGLSFGGMEG; translated from the coding sequence ATGAGCGTCCGCCAAACGATCGAACAGGTCAAAGCCGGGAAACTGGATCCCGCCGACGTCCTCAAGACGGTGGTCGCGACCGGCGGCGCGCTCAGCCTGCTGCTCGTGCTCATGTTCCCCGTCTACTGGATCTTCACGACCTCCCTCTCGCAGGGGGCCGGACTGATGAGCTCGGAAGGGGTGTTCGCCGATCCGTCGACCTACAATCTCGACGCCTACCGCTGGGTGATCTACGAATCCTCGTTCACCGACGCGCTCGTCAACAGTCTCATCGTCGTGACGGTGACCGTGACGGTCTCGATGGCCATGGTGATTCCCGGTGCGTACGCGCTGTCGCGTCGCCAGTTCGCGGGTCGGTCGAAGATCCTGTACGGGTACGTCCTGTTCACGCAGGTCGGCGCCGGGCTGTCCATCGCGACGCTCATCGCGCTGTACGCGCTGTTTAGCAACCTCGGGCTGAGCAACAGTCTCGTCACCCTCGGGCTGTTCTACGCCGCCAGCGCGATTCCGTTCAACACGTGGCTGCTCAAGACGTTCATGGACAACATCCCCGTCTCCTACGAGGAGGCCGCGCTCATCGACGGCGCGAGCCGGTGGGACGTCATCCGCGAGGTGATCCTCCCGCTGTCGAAACCCGGCATCGCGGTCGTCCTCATCTTCACCTTCCTGGCGGGCTGGAACGAGTTCATCGTCGCCCAGCGACTGCTCCGCCCGGAGAACTACACCCTCTCGGTCGAACTCTACGCGCTCGCGACGAGCGGGCAGTACGAGACGCCGTGGACGGAGTTCGCGGCGTTCGCGATCATGTTCGCGCTCCCCGTCGCGATCATCTACTTCGCCGCGCAGAACTACGTCGAGAGCGGGCTCTCGTTCGGCGGCATGGAAGGCTGA
- a CDS encoding tripartite tricarboxylate transporter permease, whose amino-acid sequence MLEHLLEGVALVFQPFAFALIVIGVCIGIVMGSIPGMTATMTVAVLVSFTFGMSPTEGMMLLLGIYGGALYAGSIPAILIRTPGTPSAAATIFDGFPLAKRGKAGNAIGIATVASFVGGATSVVLITVLAPQIAEVALAFGSPEYFALAFFGLTIIASVSGDSITKGMISGLLGMLIATVGLDPNMGYPRFTFGSEVLAAGVQFIAVMIGLFGLAEGLNRYREGIDAVDATQQVRGIAPSIDDLRSIRTVTLGSSVAGTLIGAIPGAGGDIAAFVTYNEAKRWVKDATPEFGDGNIRGVAAAESGNNASTAGALVPTLTLGIPGDSVTAILIGALMVHGIRPGPGLFDNEPGLVFSIFVGFFVVYVVILVAGLLGAHVWVRLINFPAKYIWPAIFVLCVVGSFALRGGLFDVWAMVGAGALGYVLRLDGYPLAPMVLGLILGPIAEQNLRRSLELSNGSWDIIYTSPIAVAILVLSVVSLVLPLLTEYYRTADA is encoded by the coding sequence ATGCTCGAGCACCTTCTCGAGGGGGTCGCGCTGGTCTTCCAGCCGTTCGCGTTCGCGCTGATCGTGATCGGCGTCTGCATCGGGATCGTCATGGGCTCGATTCCGGGGATGACCGCGACGATGACCGTCGCGGTGCTCGTCTCCTTCACATTCGGTATGAGCCCGACGGAAGGGATGATGCTCCTGTTGGGGATCTACGGCGGGGCGCTGTACGCCGGCTCGATCCCGGCCATTTTGATCCGGACACCGGGGACACCAAGCGCCGCGGCGACGATCTTCGACGGCTTTCCGCTCGCGAAGCGGGGGAAGGCCGGCAACGCGATCGGCATCGCGACCGTCGCGTCGTTCGTCGGAGGCGCGACGAGCGTGGTGCTCATCACCGTCCTCGCGCCGCAGATCGCCGAGGTCGCGCTCGCGTTCGGCTCGCCGGAGTACTTCGCGCTGGCTTTCTTCGGCCTGACGATCATCGCCAGCGTCAGCGGCGACTCGATCACTAAGGGAATGATCTCGGGGCTGCTCGGGATGTTGATCGCGACGGTCGGCCTCGACCCGAACATGGGCTACCCCCGGTTTACCTTCGGGAGCGAGGTCCTCGCCGCCGGCGTCCAGTTCATCGCGGTGATGATCGGCTTGTTCGGCCTCGCGGAGGGCCTCAACCGCTACCGCGAGGGGATCGACGCCGTCGACGCCACCCAACAAGTCCGCGGCATCGCTCCGAGTATCGACGATCTTCGGTCGATCCGCACCGTCACCCTCGGCTCGAGCGTCGCTGGCACGCTGATCGGCGCGATTCCGGGCGCGGGCGGCGACATCGCGGCCTTCGTCACCTACAACGAGGCCAAGCGGTGGGTGAAAGACGCCACGCCAGAGTTCGGCGACGGGAACATCCGCGGCGTCGCGGCGGCCGAATCGGGGAACAACGCCAGCACGGCAGGGGCGCTCGTGCCGACGCTGACCCTCGGCATCCCCGGCGACTCGGTGACGGCGATCCTGATCGGCGCGCTGATGGTCCACGGAATCCGACCGGGACCCGGCCTGTTCGACAACGAGCCCGGGCTGGTCTTCTCGATCTTCGTCGGGTTCTTCGTCGTCTACGTGGTCATCCTCGTCGCCGGCCTGCTCGGCGCCCACGTCTGGGTTCGGCTGATCAACTTCCCGGCGAAGTACATCTGGCCCGCGATCTTCGTCCTCTGTGTCGTCGGCTCGTTCGCCCTCCGCGGCGGCCTCTTCGACGTCTGGGCGATGGTCGGGGCCGGCGCGCTCGGCTACGTGCTCCGACTGGACGGCTACCCGCTCGCGCCGATGGTGCTCGGGCTGATCCTCGGTCCGATCGCCGAGCAGAACCTCCGGCGATCGCTCGAGCTCTCGAACGGCAGCTGGGACATCATCTATACGAGTCCGATCGCGGTGGCAATTCTCGTGCTGTCGGTCGTCTCGCTGGTGTTGCCGCTGCTGACCGAGTACTATCGGACGGCAGACGCGTAA
- a CDS encoding DUF420 domain-containing protein, whose product MAYVPRDHVRELTAVLSIVSLAVVFAAAGGRIPQSTVPTAPEWVLDLIPHVNVVISATAIGTITVGWRAIRRGDVDRHRVAMLASFVLFVAFLAFYLYRLVATGGPQPFPGPDAVYQYVYLPILAIHILLAIVCVPLVYYALLLAGAYRIDELPRTSHARFGRLAASLWLVSFSLGIVVYALLHVVY is encoded by the coding sequence ATGGCGTACGTCCCTCGAGACCACGTTCGAGAACTCACCGCCGTCCTGAGTATCGTCTCGCTCGCGGTGGTGTTCGCGGCGGCAGGTGGCCGAATCCCGCAATCGACGGTGCCGACCGCGCCCGAGTGGGTGCTCGACCTGATTCCGCACGTTAACGTTGTGATCAGCGCGACCGCGATCGGGACGATCACGGTCGGCTGGCGGGCGATCCGCCGCGGCGACGTCGATCGCCACCGAGTCGCGATGCTCGCCTCGTTCGTCCTGTTCGTCGCCTTCCTCGCGTTCTACCTCTACCGACTCGTCGCCACCGGCGGTCCGCAGCCGTTCCCCGGCCCCGACGCGGTGTACCAGTACGTGTACCTGCCGATCCTCGCGATCCACATCCTGCTCGCGATCGTCTGCGTGCCGCTGGTGTACTACGCGCTCCTGCTCGCCGGCGCCTACCGGATCGACGAGTTGCCACGCACCAGCCACGCCCGGTTCGGTCGACTCGCCGCGAGCCTGTGGCTCGTCTCCTTCTCGCTCGGAATCGTCGTCTACGCGCTGTTGCACGTCGTTTACTGA
- a CDS encoding tripartite tricarboxylate transporter substrate binding protein: MTDERLSGRRTALKAAGAATMVGLAGCLDTITPDEGEGTAGDTSDGGDGSNETGTNESEGSEFPAQDVEMICPWAEGGGTDRTARMLADLVADELGSSAYVTNQTGGSGSVGFNAIANADTDGHTLGVLTVEICTIEHLGIADVNHEDVAPVMQYNFDPAALTVHEDAPYGTLGEFVDYAEDNPGEITVSNSGIGAIWHLAGAEFERAAEIEVDHVGYDGAAPATEAVLSGEVQATTSSAAEVAPQVQDGPLEMLAFFGEERHPLFEDVPTLQEEGYDVTTGAWRGIGGPSGLDEGAQAELEEAFQNVYESDEFEEFMDENGFGMVNRNTEEFGQFMAEEYERFGELIDDLNLNE, encoded by the coding sequence ATGACAGACGAACGTCTGTCCGGGCGACGAACCGCACTGAAAGCGGCCGGTGCAGCGACGATGGTGGGTCTCGCCGGGTGCCTCGACACGATCACGCCCGACGAGGGCGAAGGGACGGCCGGCGACACGTCGGACGGCGGCGACGGGTCTAACGAAACCGGCACGAACGAGAGCGAAGGGTCCGAGTTCCCCGCGCAGGACGTCGAGATGATCTGTCCGTGGGCGGAGGGCGGCGGGACCGACCGCACCGCCCGGATGCTCGCGGATCTGGTCGCGGACGAGCTCGGCAGCTCCGCGTACGTGACGAACCAGACCGGCGGCTCCGGCAGCGTCGGCTTCAATGCGATCGCGAACGCCGACACCGACGGCCACACGCTGGGCGTGCTGACGGTCGAGATCTGTACCATCGAACACCTCGGGATCGCCGACGTGAACCACGAAGACGTCGCGCCCGTGATGCAGTACAACTTCGACCCGGCGGCGCTGACGGTCCACGAGGACGCCCCATACGGGACGCTCGGGGAGTTCGTCGACTACGCCGAAGACAACCCCGGCGAGATCACGGTGTCGAACTCGGGGATCGGCGCGATCTGGCACCTGGCGGGCGCCGAGTTCGAACGCGCGGCGGAAATCGAGGTCGACCACGTCGGCTACGACGGCGCGGCTCCCGCGACCGAGGCGGTCCTCAGCGGCGAGGTCCAGGCGACGACCTCGAGCGCCGCGGAGGTCGCGCCGCAAGTCCAGGACGGCCCGCTCGAGATGCTCGCGTTCTTCGGCGAGGAGCGCCACCCGCTGTTCGAGGACGTCCCCACGCTGCAGGAGGAAGGGTACGACGTCACGACCGGCGCCTGGCGCGGGATCGGCGGCCCGAGCGGCCTCGACGAGGGCGCGCAGGCGGAACTCGAGGAGGCGTTCCAGAACGTCTACGAATCCGACGAGTTCGAGGAGTTTATGGACGAGAACGGGTTCGGCATGGTGAACCGCAACACCGAGGAGTTTGGCCAGTTCATGGCCGAGGAGTACGAGCGGTTCGGCGAACTGATCGACGATCTCAACCTCAACGAGTGA
- a CDS encoding carbohydrate ABC transporter permease — translation MSTSFLDRVSRRGQRRLSVDADEIGLFGLLLVAPGVVLFLSFMLFPIAFLVYLSLTDATHAGTVIGGANLIGFDNYVEMFTDSQFWNSLGTTWFFVGVSLVCKVTLALGLAVLLTNNRIRGKRFLRAIVIIPMGFPGIFVITVWRGMFSGARYAPFNEFLAMYNDAVTTVLGSGAPEFLLVTLPVGWLSGRWSAFIAYVTTEVWLAYPFLVIIIVSALQDVPGELHDAAKVDGAGFLHRFRHVTLPSIKRPVMFGSILTAATSFQQFLIPWVFNNGGPARSNELLLVYGYREAIELNQYAFASAIMVTAIAFIGMFMWLAVKKGDLAEGVNA, via the coding sequence ATGTCAACGTCATTCCTCGACCGAGTCTCCCGCCGCGGTCAGCGCCGCCTCTCCGTCGACGCGGACGAGATCGGCCTGTTCGGCCTGTTACTCGTCGCACCCGGCGTCGTCCTCTTCCTGTCGTTCATGTTGTTCCCGATCGCGTTTCTCGTCTACCTCTCGCTCACCGACGCGACTCACGCCGGGACGGTCATCGGCGGCGCGAACCTGATCGGCTTCGATAACTACGTCGAGATGTTCACCGACTCCCAGTTCTGGAACTCGCTGGGGACGACGTGGTTCTTCGTCGGCGTGAGCCTCGTCTGTAAGGTGACTCTCGCGCTGGGTCTCGCGGTGCTGCTGACGAACAACCGGATTCGGGGGAAGCGGTTCCTCCGTGCGATCGTCATCATTCCGATGGGGTTCCCGGGGATTTTCGTCATCACCGTCTGGCGCGGCATGTTTAGCGGTGCTCGATACGCGCCGTTCAACGAATTCCTCGCGATGTACAACGACGCGGTGACGACGGTGCTGGGAAGCGGGGCTCCCGAGTTCCTGCTGGTAACGCTGCCGGTCGGCTGGCTCAGCGGTCGCTGGAGCGCGTTCATCGCGTACGTGACGACCGAAGTGTGGCTGGCGTACCCGTTCCTCGTGATCATCATCGTCAGCGCGCTGCAGGACGTGCCGGGGGAACTCCACGACGCGGCGAAGGTCGACGGCGCGGGGTTCCTGCACCGCTTCCGCCACGTGACCCTGCCGTCGATCAAGCGGCCGGTCATGTTCGGATCGATCCTGACGGCCGCGACGTCGTTCCAGCAGTTCCTCATCCCGTGGGTCTTCAACAACGGCGGCCCCGCCCGGAGTAACGAACTCCTCCTCGTGTACGGCTACCGCGAGGCTATCGAACTCAATCAGTACGCGTTCGCGTCCGCAATCATGGTAACAGCTATCGCATTCATCGGCATGTTCATGTGGCTCGCAGTGAAGAAAGGCGACCTCGCCGAGGGGGTGAACGCCTGA